One window from the genome of Actinoplanes teichomyceticus ATCC 31121 encodes:
- a CDS encoding GH12 family glycosyl hydrolase domain-containing protein — MLAKRFVVPLAVATVGTGAAVFGVLNADAAEVAGCAVTYTVTSQWNAGFTGDVKIRNTGASAIDGWTLGFAFPSGQKLASGWNGTWTQTGATVTVTDAGWNRSIPAGATVALGFNGTWAGGNAIPTGFTVNGVTCGASATAPGTAAPGGTATPTAAATPTRTAGASPTATRTSSAAPTATAKPIATAGRGPENCTDYAALVRGQYWVNNNVWGRADGAGNQCVWENGLSGDNLSWGTNWTWSGDTTKVKSYASAVLGWHWGWKATGTGLPVRLSAGKAVRANWNFAVTQKTSNIMNVSYDLWFHTTSNPDWQDQPTDEVMVWLYRSGGAGPVGTKQATVIVGGTTWDLYKGNIGWNVYSFVRTSNTTSADLNLTDFTNDLAGRGWLDKTKYLSSVQAGTEVFTGSGQLDTSAYSVKIS, encoded by the coding sequence ATGCTCGCCAAGCGTTTCGTCGTGCCGCTCGCGGTGGCGACGGTCGGCACCGGCGCCGCGGTGTTCGGCGTCCTGAACGCCGACGCCGCCGAGGTGGCCGGCTGCGCCGTCACGTACACCGTCACCAGCCAGTGGAACGCGGGCTTCACCGGCGACGTGAAGATCCGCAACACCGGCGCCTCGGCGATCGACGGCTGGACCCTCGGGTTCGCGTTCCCCTCCGGCCAGAAGCTCGCCTCCGGCTGGAACGGCACCTGGACCCAGACCGGCGCCACGGTGACCGTGACCGACGCCGGCTGGAACAGGAGCATCCCCGCCGGGGCCACCGTGGCGCTCGGCTTCAACGGCACCTGGGCCGGAGGCAACGCGATCCCCACCGGCTTCACCGTCAACGGGGTGACGTGCGGCGCGAGCGCCACCGCACCGGGCACGGCCGCACCGGGCGGGACCGCGACCCCGACGGCGGCTGCGACCCCGACCAGGACGGCCGGCGCCTCGCCGACCGCCACCAGGACGTCCTCCGCGGCCCCCACCGCCACGGCCAAGCCCATCGCCACCGCCGGCCGGGGGCCGGAGAACTGCACCGACTACGCCGCCCTGGTCCGCGGCCAGTACTGGGTCAACAACAACGTCTGGGGCCGGGCCGACGGGGCCGGCAACCAGTGCGTGTGGGAGAACGGCCTCTCCGGCGACAACCTCAGCTGGGGTACGAACTGGACCTGGTCCGGCGACACCACCAAGGTCAAGTCGTACGCCAGCGCCGTCCTCGGCTGGCACTGGGGCTGGAAGGCCACCGGCACCGGCCTGCCGGTGCGGCTCAGCGCGGGCAAGGCGGTCCGGGCGAACTGGAACTTCGCGGTCACCCAGAAGACGTCCAACATCATGAACGTCTCGTACGACCTGTGGTTCCACACCACGAGCAACCCCGACTGGCAGGACCAGCCCACCGACGAGGTGATGGTCTGGCTGTACCGCTCGGGTGGGGCCGGGCCGGTCGGCACCAAACAGGCGACCGTCATCGTCGGCGGCACGACCTGGGATCTCTACAAGGGCAACATCGGCTGGAACGTGTACTCGTTCGTGCGTACCTCGAACACCACCTCCGCCGACCTGAACCTGACCGACTTCACGAACGACCTGGCGGGGCGGGGATGGCTCGACAAGACCAAGTATCTGTCCAGCGTGCAGGCCGGAACCGAGGTCTTCACCGGGTCGGGGCAACTCGACACCAGCGCCTACTCGGTGAAGATCAGCTGA
- a CDS encoding copper resistance CopC/CopD family protein, which translates to MAVMTVDRRRGATVLIGLLIGLAGVLLSAVPASAHAALVSSDPSTGTIVPDAPNKVTLTFSESVQLITGKIRVIAPDGARADQGEPSVDGTRVSIPLRSGGGRGTYLVTFRVISADSHPVSGTITYSVGAASTPPAADDGEGVRADPVVRALIPVGKYLGYAGLVLLIGPVLVLALLWPQRLSRRGPGRLIWTGIGLVAGSTVLGLWLQAPYTLGTGLLDVRVGDLRDVLGSTFGAVMLVRLAVVVAAAFLLRPLLVGSGGESRLDLALLGVLGVAALATWPLTGHPTASPVAGVSVVLDTLHLAAMSVWLGGLVMLFGFLLPRADARELGAILPIWSRWAFTAVGALLFAGVVQALIEVSSLDGLFNSTYGRLILTKVALAAIVIAMAAYSRKLVRERSAEESPRGLRRVVLAELGITAVVLGVTAALVQIAPPRTAEAASTTATSTTVTRTLTDKTMSLQVDIYPAAVGNNSMHLYAYTPDNKPLPVIEWRATAALPAKNIEPIEIPLLRITDFHAIGEYALPQAGEWTFKFTARTSDIDQTTFTMTAKIS; encoded by the coding sequence ATGGCCGTCATGACCGTTGACCGACGCCGGGGCGCGACCGTTCTGATCGGGCTGCTGATCGGCCTGGCCGGGGTGCTGCTGTCGGCCGTTCCGGCCAGCGCGCACGCCGCCCTGGTCAGCAGCGACCCCAGCACCGGCACGATCGTGCCGGACGCCCCCAACAAGGTGACCCTGACCTTCAGCGAGTCGGTGCAGCTGATCACCGGGAAGATCCGGGTGATCGCGCCCGACGGCGCGCGCGCCGATCAGGGCGAGCCGTCGGTGGACGGGACCCGGGTGTCGATCCCGCTGCGCTCCGGGGGCGGGCGGGGGACGTACCTGGTCACCTTCCGCGTGATCTCGGCGGACAGCCACCCGGTGAGCGGCACGATCACGTATTCGGTGGGCGCGGCGTCGACGCCGCCCGCGGCGGACGACGGCGAGGGCGTCCGGGCCGACCCGGTGGTCCGGGCGCTCATCCCGGTCGGCAAATATCTCGGGTACGCCGGACTGGTGCTCCTGATCGGCCCGGTGCTGGTGCTGGCACTGCTGTGGCCGCAGCGGCTGTCCCGGCGCGGACCCGGCCGGCTGATCTGGACCGGCATCGGGCTGGTCGCCGGCAGCACCGTGCTCGGGCTGTGGCTGCAGGCGCCGTACACGCTCGGCACCGGCCTGCTCGACGTCCGGGTCGGCGACCTGCGCGACGTGCTGGGCAGCACCTTCGGGGCGGTGATGCTGGTCCGGCTGGCCGTGGTCGTCGCGGCCGCGTTCCTGCTGCGGCCGCTGCTGGTCGGCTCCGGTGGCGAGTCGCGGCTCGACCTGGCGCTGCTCGGCGTGCTCGGCGTGGCGGCGCTGGCCACCTGGCCGCTGACCGGCCACCCGACCGCCTCGCCGGTGGCGGGGGTGTCGGTGGTGCTGGACACGCTGCACCTGGCCGCCATGTCGGTCTGGCTCGGCGGCCTGGTCATGCTGTTCGGGTTCCTGCTGCCGCGCGCCGACGCCCGCGAGCTCGGGGCGATCCTGCCGATCTGGTCGCGCTGGGCGTTCACCGCGGTCGGCGCGCTGCTGTTCGCCGGTGTGGTGCAGGCGCTCATCGAGGTGTCCTCGCTGGACGGGCTGTTCAACAGCACGTACGGGCGGCTCATCCTGACCAAGGTGGCGCTGGCCGCGATCGTGATCGCGATGGCGGCGTACTCGCGGAAGCTGGTCAGGGAGCGCAGTGCCGAGGAGTCGCCGCGCGGGCTGCGCCGGGTGGTGCTGGCCGAGCTGGGGATCACCGCGGTGGTGCTCGGCGTCACCGCGGCGCTGGTGCAGATCGCCCCGCCGCGGACCGCGGAGGCGGCGTCGACCACGGCCACGTCCACCACGGTCACCCGGACGCTGACCGACAAGACCATGTCCCTGCAGGTCGACATCTACCCGGCCGCGGTCGGCAACAATTCGATGCACCTGTACGCGTACACCCCGGACAACAAGCCGCTGCCGGTGATCGAGTGGCGGGCGACCGCCGCCCTGCCGGCCAAGAACATCGAGCCGATCGAGATCCCGCTGCTGCGGATCACCGACTTCCACGCGATCGGGGAGTACGCGCTTCCGCAGGCCGGCGAGTGGACGTTCAAGTTCACCGCCCGGACCAGCGACATCGACCAGACGACGTTCACCATGACCGCGAAAATCTCCTGA
- a CDS encoding Panacea domain-containing protein has product MTTSVTDVIAAIEGRRPGLGTAKKHLLLFFAQGHHLAWADEPLFVEALYATERGVTLDETDIDEPTPITGAALLGTISDVLVRYSSLSAADLRTLVQAALPWQLARKAGDEARIEWAWLTDWFRRPDETDDPDDERPNRAEIAEVEAHLAAGRP; this is encoded by the coding sequence ATGACCACGAGCGTTACCGACGTCATCGCAGCCATCGAGGGCCGCCGGCCCGGCCTGGGCACCGCCAAGAAGCATCTGCTGCTGTTCTTCGCTCAGGGCCACCACCTGGCCTGGGCCGACGAGCCGCTGTTCGTGGAAGCGCTGTACGCCACCGAACGCGGCGTCACCCTCGACGAGACGGACATCGACGAACCGACACCGATCACCGGCGCGGCCCTCCTCGGCACCATCAGCGACGTCCTCGTCCGCTACAGCAGCCTGTCCGCCGCCGACCTGCGCACGCTCGTGCAGGCCGCCCTGCCCTGGCAACTCGCCCGCAAGGCCGGCGACGAGGCCCGCATCGAGTGGGCCTGGCTGACCGACTGGTTCCGCCGGCCGGACGAGACCGACGACCCGGACGACGAACGCCCGAACCGCGCCGAGATCGCCGAGGTGGAGGCACATCTGGCCGCCGGGCGACCCTGA
- a CDS encoding SigE family RNA polymerase sigma factor, with the protein MPERDAERAFRRFFDEHHTDLSRLAYLVTGETQVADDLAADAFVEVWRHWERVQQAQSPIAYARGIVTNLARQWIKRQSRERSGLLRLGLLRRERGETDTPAVLDVRAALRRLPLRRRECVILRYAFDVPEKEVAEILGISVGAVKSHTSRGAAQLSEFLREMPLMMGGHRG; encoded by the coding sequence GTGCCGGAGCGAGACGCCGAACGCGCCTTCAGGCGCTTCTTCGACGAACACCACACCGATCTGTCGCGCCTCGCGTACCTCGTCACCGGCGAGACGCAGGTCGCCGACGATCTGGCGGCGGACGCGTTCGTCGAGGTCTGGCGGCACTGGGAGCGGGTGCAGCAGGCGCAGAGCCCGATCGCGTACGCCCGCGGCATCGTCACCAACCTGGCCCGCCAGTGGATCAAGCGGCAGAGCCGGGAGCGGTCCGGGTTGCTGCGCCTGGGTCTGCTGCGGCGCGAGCGCGGCGAGACCGACACCCCCGCGGTCCTCGACGTGCGCGCGGCGCTGCGGCGCCTTCCGCTGCGGCGCCGCGAGTGCGTCATCCTCCGGTACGCCTTCGACGTCCCGGAGAAGGAGGTCGCCGAGATCCTCGGCATCTCGGTCGGTGCGGTGAAGAGTCACACGTCGCGGGGCGCCGCGCAGTTGAGCGAGTTCCTCCGGGAGATGCCGCTGATGATGGGAGGTCACCGTGGCTGA
- the orn gene encoding oligoribonuclease yields MTGLDLGKDKLIEVAALVTDPELNILGEGVDLVIHADDAALDAMPPVVRDMHAKSGLTEEVRRSTLTMSEAEEIILAYVKEHVPNPRTAPLCGNSIATDRGFLSRDMPALDAHLHYRMIDVSSIKELCRRWYPRVYFGQPAKGLSHRALADIRESIRELEYYRRTIFVPQPGPDVETAKAVAADL; encoded by the coding sequence ATGACCGGTCTCGACCTGGGCAAGGACAAGCTCATCGAGGTCGCGGCGCTGGTCACCGATCCCGAACTCAACATCCTGGGCGAGGGTGTCGACCTGGTCATTCACGCCGACGACGCGGCACTCGACGCGATGCCCCCGGTGGTGCGCGACATGCACGCGAAGTCCGGGCTGACCGAGGAGGTGCGCCGCTCGACGCTCACCATGAGCGAGGCCGAGGAGATCATCCTGGCGTACGTCAAGGAGCACGTCCCCAACCCGCGCACCGCGCCCCTGTGCGGCAACTCCATCGCCACCGACCGGGGTTTCCTGTCCCGGGACATGCCCGCGCTCGACGCCCACCTGCACTACCGCATGATCGACGTCTCGTCGATCAAGGAGCTCTGCCGCCGGTGGTACCCGCGGGTGTATTTCGGGCAGCCGGCCAAGGGGCTGTCGCACCGCGCGCTCGCCGACATCCGGGAGAGCATCCGTGAGCTGGAGTACTACCGCCGCACCATCTTCGTCCCGCAGCCCGGCCCGGACGTGGAGACCGCCAAGGCGGTCGCCGCGGACCTCTGA